One window of Kosakonia cowanii JCM 10956 = DSM 18146 genomic DNA carries:
- a CDS encoding carbohydrate porin → MNKSLLALLITAVCAHASAQQLTVEERLSQLEMALQRNMTELAQAKAELEQARASGDSGAKSTVQPQAAAAEKSHPTLKEISEFVKEDIGFAWHGYLRSGWGAADNGSPKEYAIGSLGRFGNGYSSWFDLTFSQRVYEEGSKSAHAVVQLDGNVGAQYGSAWFDKHSENLLQFSDIYLTTRGFLPFAPEADLWVGKHNLPKYEIQMLDWKSHQTDSGAGIGVENWALGAGKLNVALVRQDLDAHAVNYPASHNTIQVNTHTVDLRYNALPLWDRATLELFGRYSLANKSATYRAGEKAGHYYSIKDAWLAGAILRQSFSAGGFEEFTLQAADNALASGFALISNSGASYGYHDNYYGEHTYGHAVRAISQGEFYPSSQIVLAHALVYAAGQDIYSYDTGAHTDFRSYRAVMRPAWIWDKHNQTGVELAWFKQTNRQQGEDYREKGYKATLYHALKVDTSLLTSRPELRFYASWLRAQENGISHFRFGDERREQFTVGAQAEVWW, encoded by the coding sequence ATGAATAAATCATTACTCGCACTGCTGATTACAGCAGTCTGCGCGCACGCCTCTGCGCAACAATTAACGGTTGAGGAGCGACTGAGCCAACTGGAAATGGCATTACAACGCAATATGACGGAGCTGGCGCAGGCGAAAGCGGAGCTGGAACAGGCCAGAGCAAGCGGCGATAGCGGGGCAAAATCGACCGTACAGCCGCAGGCCGCTGCGGCAGAAAAATCCCACCCTACGCTGAAAGAGATCAGCGAGTTCGTTAAAGAGGATATCGGTTTTGCCTGGCACGGCTATCTGCGTTCCGGTTGGGGTGCGGCCGACAACGGCTCGCCAAAAGAGTACGCCATCGGCTCGCTGGGGCGTTTTGGCAATGGGTACTCATCGTGGTTCGATTTAACCTTCTCGCAGCGGGTTTATGAGGAGGGGAGCAAATCGGCGCATGCCGTGGTGCAGTTAGATGGCAATGTTGGCGCACAGTACGGCTCCGCGTGGTTCGACAAACACTCAGAAAACCTCCTGCAGTTCTCCGATATCTACCTTACTACGCGCGGTTTCCTGCCCTTTGCGCCGGAAGCGGATCTCTGGGTCGGTAAACACAACCTGCCAAAGTATGAGATCCAGATGCTCGACTGGAAAAGCCACCAGACCGACAGCGGCGCGGGGATCGGCGTGGAAAACTGGGCGCTCGGTGCGGGCAAACTCAACGTTGCGCTGGTGCGCCAGGATCTTGACGCCCATGCGGTGAACTACCCTGCCAGCCACAACACTATTCAGGTCAACACCCACACTGTCGATCTTCGCTATAACGCGCTGCCGCTGTGGGATCGCGCCACGCTCGAGCTGTTTGGCCGCTACTCGCTGGCGAACAAATCTGCCACCTACCGGGCGGGTGAAAAAGCGGGGCACTATTACAGCATTAAAGATGCGTGGTTAGCGGGTGCGATCCTGCGACAGAGCTTTAGCGCGGGCGGGTTTGAGGAGTTCACGCTACAGGCGGCGGATAACGCGCTGGCGAGCGGCTTTGCGCTTATCTCCAACTCCGGAGCGAGCTACGGTTACCACGACAATTATTATGGCGAACACACCTACGGGCACGCCGTGCGCGCCATCTCGCAGGGCGAGTTCTACCCCTCATCGCAGATCGTGCTGGCGCACGCGCTGGTCTACGCCGCCGGGCAGGATATTTACAGCTATGACACCGGCGCGCATACGGATTTTCGCAGCTACCGGGCGGTGATGCGCCCGGCGTGGATCTGGGATAAGCATAACCAGACGGGCGTCGAGCTGGCGTGGTTTAAACAAACCAACCGCCAGCAGGGCGAGGATTACCGTGAGAAGGGGTATAAAGCCACGCTCTATCACGCACTGAAAGTGGACACCAGCCTGCTGACCTCGCGACCGGAGCTGCGGTTTTACGCCAGCTGGCTCCGCGCGCAGGAGAACGGCATCAGCCACTTCCGCTTTGGCGATGAGCGGCGGGAGCAGTTCACCGTCGGCGCCCAGGCTGAGGTGTGGTGGTAA
- the chbR gene encoding transcriptional regulator ChbR has translation MQPTPMIGTQEIKTVHEQQLFKGKPFHVFIFNKSESASGLHQHDYYEFTLVLTGRYYQIINGKRVLLERGDFVFIPLGSHHQSVYEYGAARILNVGISRKFFEQYYQSLMPFCFVASQPYRTHSAFLTYVETVIASLNFRENGLDEFIETVTFYVLNRLRHYREEQVLEDIPQWLRSTVEAMHDKRQFSDNALENMVRLSCKSQEYLTRATRRFYDKTPMQIINEIRIDFAKKQLEMTNYLVADIAWESGYSSPSLFIKTFKKMTSFTPNSYRKRLTEITQ, from the coding sequence ATGCAGCCAACGCCAATGATCGGCACACAGGAGATCAAAACCGTCCACGAACAGCAGCTCTTTAAGGGAAAGCCTTTCCATGTGTTTATCTTCAACAAATCGGAGAGCGCCAGCGGGCTGCATCAGCATGATTATTATGAATTTACGCTTGTTCTGACCGGGCGTTACTACCAGATCATTAACGGCAAGCGCGTGCTGCTGGAGCGCGGCGACTTTGTCTTTATCCCGCTGGGTTCGCACCACCAGAGCGTCTATGAGTACGGCGCCGCGCGGATCCTTAATGTGGGGATCAGCCGCAAATTTTTCGAACAGTACTATCAATCGCTGATGCCGTTCTGCTTTGTTGCCTCGCAACCTTACCGCACGCACAGCGCATTTTTGACCTATGTTGAAACAGTGATTGCTTCGCTCAATTTTCGCGAGAACGGGCTGGATGAGTTTATCGAAACCGTCACCTTTTATGTGCTCAATCGCCTGCGCCACTACCGCGAAGAGCAGGTGCTGGAGGATATTCCCCAGTGGCTGAGAAGCACCGTTGAAGCGATGCACGACAAGCGCCAGTTCAGCGACAATGCGCTGGAGAATATGGTGCGGCTCTCCTGCAAATCGCAGGAGTATCTTACCCGCGCGACCCGGCGCTTTTATGACAAAACGCCGATGCAGATCATCAATGAGATCCGTATCGATTTTGCGAAAAAGCAGCTCGAGATGACCAACTACTTGGTGGCCGACATCGCCTGGGAGTCGGGCTACAGCAGCCCAAGCCTGTTTATCAAAACCTTCAAAAAAATGACGTCGTTTACACCCAACAGTTATCGCAAGCGGTTGACGGAAATCACGCAGTAA
- a CDS encoding 6-phospho-beta-glucosidase, with protein sequence MDPKLKVVTIGGGSSYTPELLEGFIKRYHELPITEWWLVDVEEGREKQEIIFQLCQRMVAKAGIPLKVYQTLDRREALQGADFVTTQLRVGQLKARELDERIPLSHGYLGQETNGAGGLFKGLRTIPVIFDILRDVEEICPNAWVINFTNPAGMVTEAVCRHTDFRKFIGVCNIPVGMKMFVRDVLALEAHDEIALDLFGLNHMVFLSDVQVNGVSRFAELLDGVASGKLQPSSVKNIFDLPFSEGLIRALNLLPCSYLLYYFKQKEMLAIELGEYYKGGARAQVVQQIEKELFELYKDPNLDVKPQALEQRGGAWYSDAACEVINAIYNDKQTEHYVNIPHHGHIDNIPAEWAVEMTCLIGREGATPHPRVTHFDDKVLGLIHTIKGFEIAASRAALSGEFNDVLLALNLSPLVHSDGDAEVLAREMLLAHEKWLPNFAATLARLKHQQA encoded by the coding sequence ATGGATCCGAAACTGAAAGTTGTCACTATCGGCGGGGGTAGCAGCTATACGCCGGAACTTCTTGAAGGGTTTATCAAGCGCTACCACGAACTGCCGATTACGGAGTGGTGGCTCGTTGACGTCGAGGAAGGAAGAGAGAAGCAGGAGATTATTTTCCAGCTCTGCCAGCGGATGGTGGCAAAAGCGGGCATTCCGCTAAAAGTCTACCAAACGCTGGATCGCCGCGAGGCGTTGCAGGGCGCGGATTTTGTTACCACCCAGTTGCGCGTCGGCCAGTTAAAAGCGCGCGAACTGGATGAGCGCATTCCCTTAAGCCACGGCTATCTTGGTCAGGAGACCAACGGCGCAGGCGGCTTGTTCAAAGGCTTGCGCACCATTCCGGTCATTTTCGATATTCTGCGCGACGTGGAGGAGATCTGCCCGAACGCCTGGGTGATTAACTTCACTAACCCGGCGGGAATGGTGACCGAAGCGGTCTGTCGCCATACCGACTTCAGGAAATTTATCGGCGTCTGCAACATTCCTGTCGGCATGAAGATGTTTGTCCGCGATGTGCTGGCGCTGGAAGCGCATGATGAGATCGCGCTCGATCTTTTCGGCCTCAACCATATGGTGTTTCTCAGCGATGTGCAGGTAAACGGCGTGTCGCGCTTCGCGGAGTTGCTCGACGGCGTTGCCAGCGGAAAGTTGCAGCCATCGTCGGTGAAAAACATCTTTGACCTGCCGTTTAGCGAAGGGTTGATTCGCGCTCTCAACCTGCTCCCCTGCTCCTACCTGCTCTACTACTTCAAGCAGAAAGAGATGCTGGCGATTGAGCTTGGCGAATATTACAAAGGCGGCGCGCGGGCGCAGGTGGTGCAGCAGATCGAAAAAGAGCTGTTTGAACTCTATAAAGATCCCAACCTTGATGTGAAACCTCAGGCGCTGGAGCAGCGCGGCGGTGCCTGGTACTCGGATGCAGCCTGCGAAGTGATTAACGCCATCTATAACGATAAGCAGACCGAGCACTATGTGAATATTCCCCATCACGGGCATATCGACAACATTCCAGCGGAGTGGGCGGTTGAGATGACCTGCCTGATTGGGCGCGAAGGAGCAACGCCGCATCCGCGTGTCACCCACTTTGATGACAAGGTGCTGGGGCTGATCCACACCATCAAAGGCTTTGAGATCGCCGCCAGCCGGGCAGCGCTGAGCGGCGAGTTTAATGATGTGCTGCTGGCGCTCAATCTCAGCCCGCTGGTGCACTCCGACGGTGACGCCGAGGTGCTGGCGCGCGAGATGTTGCTGGCTCATGAGAAGTGGCTGCCGAACTTCGCCGCTACCCTTGCCCGCCTTAAGCATCAGCAAGCTTGA